In one Bacteroidota bacterium genomic region, the following are encoded:
- the purL gene encoding phosphoribosylformylglycinamidine synthase has protein sequence MIHFFGNTSNTVYAVQTNNELSAADIQKLNWLFGNASKIEKSVLSETFVGPRATMVTPWSTNAVEITQNMGIAGIIRIEEFEKVNSDYTEFDPMLSQKYKELNQEIFTINIKPEPILEISDIDAYNKSEGLALSPEEVEYLNKLSIKIGRKLTDSEIFAFSQANSEHCRHKIFNGTFVIDGEEKPTSLFKLIKKTSETNPNEIVSAYKDNVAFIKGPKVTQFSPKTADKPDYYEEKEFESVISLKAETHNFPTTVEPFNGAATGSGGEIRDRLAGGQGSLPLAGTAVYMTSYSRLEKDREWEKGMQERKWLYQTPMDILIKASNGASDFGNKFGQPLITGSVLTFEHEQTDKLKNTKRKLGFDKVIMLAGGIGYGKVNQALKLKPKAGDKIVILGGENYRIGMGGAAVSSADTGAFGSGIELNAIQRSNPEMQKRAANAIRGLVESDNNPIISIHDHGAGGHLNCLSELVEATGGLIDLDKLPIGDPTLSAKEIIGNESQERMGLVIGEKDIDTLKRIAERERSPMYQVGDVTNDHRFTFVSKTTGLKPMDYDLADFFGSSPKTIMNDKIVKRDFSNLEYNPSQIHTYLNQVLQLEAVACKDWLTNKVDRCVGGRVAKQQCAGPLQLPLNNVGVMALDYKGKEGVATSIGHSPVSAIVDPVAGSRNSIGEALSNIVWAPLKDGMKSVSLSANWMWPCKNEGEDARLYEAVKGCSDFALELGINIPTGKDSLSMKQKYPNDEVISPGTVIISAAANCSDITKVVEPVFKRNGGNIYYINLSQDNFKLGGSSFAQILNQIGNEVPTIKDAAYFKNAFNTLQNLIKEGKITAGHDVGSGGLITSLLELCFSNVNIGAEIDLTALNEKDSVKALFNENISVVIQGDSAIESVFAQNNIQLFKIGKVVEGNNLTVKNNSDSFTFNISETRDTWYKTSFLLDSKQSRNGMANERYSNYKNQPLQFEFPSNFNGTLENISTTLDMTKRPKAAIIREKGSNSEREMANAMYLAGFDVKDVHMTDLISGRENLKDIQFIGAVGGFSNSDVLGSAKGWAGAFLYNEKANTALKNFFKREDTLSIGICNGCQLFMELELINPEHEVHGKMHHNTSQKHESGFTSVKIQKNNSVMLSSLEGATLGVWISHGEGKFKLPYTEDKYNIVGKYGYQTYPANPNGSDFNTAMMCDKTGRHLVMMPHIERSIFPWNWAHYPEGRNNDKVSPWIEAFVNARKWLNKK, from the coding sequence ATGATTCATTTCTTTGGTAATACTTCCAACACGGTTTACGCCGTTCAAACGAACAATGAACTTTCTGCTGCTGACATCCAAAAGCTAAACTGGCTTTTCGGAAACGCATCAAAAATTGAAAAATCTGTTTTAAGCGAAACTTTTGTTGGTCCGCGCGCTACCATGGTCACTCCGTGGAGTACCAATGCCGTTGAAATCACTCAAAACATGGGCATTGCAGGAATTATCCGAATTGAAGAATTTGAAAAAGTAAACTCGGATTATACTGAATTTGATCCGATGCTTTCTCAAAAATACAAAGAGCTTAATCAGGAGATTTTCACCATCAACATAAAACCGGAACCAATTCTTGAAATCAGTGATATTGATGCTTACAATAAATCAGAAGGATTAGCGCTTAGTCCGGAAGAGGTTGAATACCTCAATAAACTTTCCATTAAGATAGGAAGAAAATTAACTGACTCCGAAATTTTCGCATTCTCTCAAGCTAACTCAGAACACTGCCGCCATAAAATATTTAACGGAACATTTGTAATTGACGGGGAAGAAAAACCAACCTCCCTTTTCAAACTCATTAAAAAAACTTCCGAGACAAATCCCAACGAAATAGTTTCTGCGTATAAGGATAATGTAGCATTTATTAAAGGCCCGAAAGTAACCCAGTTTTCACCTAAGACCGCTGATAAGCCGGATTATTATGAAGAAAAAGAATTTGAATCGGTTATTTCTTTAAAAGCAGAAACACATAACTTCCCTACCACCGTAGAGCCTTTTAACGGTGCTGCAACAGGTTCGGGTGGAGAAATCCGTGACCGTTTAGCCGGAGGGCAGGGCTCCTTACCGTTAGCAGGTACTGCTGTATATATGACTTCTTATTCGCGGTTAGAAAAAGATCGTGAATGGGAAAAAGGGATGCAAGAACGTAAGTGGTTGTACCAAACTCCAATGGATATTCTTATCAAAGCTTCCAATGGCGCTTCTGATTTCGGGAATAAATTCGGACAACCTTTAATTACAGGATCTGTATTAACGTTTGAGCATGAACAAACCGATAAACTAAAAAACACAAAACGTAAATTAGGTTTCGATAAAGTAATTATGCTCGCTGGCGGTATTGGATACGGAAAAGTAAACCAAGCTCTCAAATTAAAACCAAAAGCAGGCGATAAAATTGTGATTCTTGGCGGAGAAAATTACCGGATCGGAATGGGTGGCGCTGCAGTTTCATCAGCGGATACCGGTGCTTTTGGTTCGGGTATTGAATTAAACGCCATTCAGCGTTCTAATCCTGAAATGCAAAAACGCGCAGCGAATGCAATTCGCGGTTTAGTGGAAAGTGATAACAATCCTATTATCTCAATACATGATCACGGTGCAGGCGGACATTTAAACTGCTTATCAGAATTAGTGGAAGCTACCGGAGGATTAATTGATTTAGATAAACTTCCTATAGGCGATCCGACATTATCCGCCAAAGAAATTATCGGAAATGAATCGCAAGAAAGAATGGGATTAGTGATTGGAGAAAAAGATATTGATACTTTAAAACGTATTGCTGAACGCGAACGCTCACCTATGTATCAGGTAGGTGATGTAACCAACGATCATCGTTTTACTTTCGTTTCCAAAACAACAGGATTAAAACCGATGGATTATGATTTGGCAGATTTCTTCGGAAGCTCGCCAAAAACCATCATGAATGATAAAATTGTTAAGCGAGATTTTTCTAACCTGGAGTATAACCCTTCTCAAATCCACACTTATTTAAATCAGGTTTTACAATTAGAGGCTGTTGCTTGTAAAGATTGGTTAACCAACAAAGTTGACCGTTGTGTTGGCGGAAGAGTAGCTAAACAGCAATGTGCAGGTCCGTTACAGTTACCATTAAACAATGTTGGTGTAATGGCACTTGATTATAAGGGAAAAGAAGGCGTTGCTACTTCCATCGGACATTCGCCTGTATCTGCCATTGTAGATCCGGTTGCCGGTTCACGCAATTCCATTGGAGAAGCTTTATCCAATATTGTTTGGGCTCCATTAAAGGATGGTATGAAATCCGTTTCTTTATCTGCTAATTGGATGTGGCCATGTAAAAACGAAGGAGAAGATGCACGTTTATATGAAGCCGTAAAAGGTTGCTCTGATTTTGCACTTGAATTGGGAATTAATATTCCTACCGGCAAAGATTCACTGTCGATGAAACAAAAATACCCGAATGATGAAGTAATTTCTCCGGGTACTGTTATTATTTCGGCAGCTGCTAACTGTTCAGATATTACGAAAGTGGTAGAACCGGTATTCAAAAGGAACGGTGGAAATATTTATTACATAAATCTTTCTCAGGATAATTTCAAACTTGGCGGCTCCTCGTTTGCACAAATTCTCAATCAAATTGGAAATGAAGTTCCGACTATTAAAGACGCCGCGTATTTTAAAAACGCATTCAATACATTGCAAAATTTAATTAAGGAAGGAAAAATTACCGCAGGACATGATGTTGGAAGTGGCGGATTAATCACATCCTTGCTTGAATTGTGTTTCTCAAATGTAAACATTGGAGCTGAAATTGATTTAACGGCCTTGAATGAGAAAGATTCGGTAAAAGCATTATTTAATGAAAATATAAGCGTTGTTATTCAAGGAGATTCAGCTATTGAAAGTGTATTTGCTCAAAACAACATTCAGTTATTCAAAATTGGTAAGGTTGTGGAAGGAAATAATTTGACTGTAAAAAATAATTCTGACTCCTTTACATTCAATATCTCTGAAACAAGAGATACCTGGTATAAAACCTCTTTCTTACTTGATTCTAAACAATCAAGAAACGGAATGGCGAATGAGCGTTACTCCAATTATAAAAATCAACCATTACAATTTGAATTTCCAAGTAATTTTAATGGAACACTCGAAAATATCTCGACTACGCTCGATATGACAAAGCGACCAAAAGCTGCTATCATTCGTGAAAAAGGAAGTAATTCTGAAAGAGAAATGGCAAATGCTATGTATTTAGCGGGCTTTGATGTGAAAGATGTACATATGACGGATTTAATTTCCGGAAGAGAAAATTTAAAAGACATTCAGTTCATTGGTGCAGTTGGTGGATTTTCTAATTCGGATGTATTAGGTTCGGCCAAAGGTTGGGCAGGTGCGTTTTTATACAATGAGAAAGCGAATACAGCACTTAAAAATTTCTTTAAGCGTGAGGACACTTTATCTATCGGTATTTGCAATGGTTGTCAGCTCTTCATGGAATTAGAATTAATTAATCCTGAGCATGAAGTACATGGAAAAATGCATCACAACACCTCTCAAAAACATGAAAGCGGGTTTACTTCAGTAAAAATCCAAAAGAATAATTCGGTAATGCTTTCAAGTTTAGAAGGTGCTACTTTAGGCGTTTGGATTTCGCATGGTGAAGGGAAATTTAAATTACCTTATACAGAAGACAAATACAACATTGTTGGAAAATACGGTTACCAGACCTACCCCGCCAATCCAAATGGCTCCGACTTTAATACAGCGATGATGTGTGATAAAACAGGAAGACATTTAGTGATGATGCCGCATATAGAACGTTCGATTTTTCCTTGGAACTGGGCGCATTATCCGGAAGGAAGAAATAACGATAAAGTATCACCTTGGATTGAAGCGTTTGTGAACGCAAGAAAATGGTTGAATAAAAAGTAA
- a CDS encoding T9SS type A sorting domain-containing protein — MKKQLLKKSLLSVLALAFTTTTINAQVPTPDLLHYKFDGAGATVTNYATSPPPSATVGTIVGAQTQTGVIGCMPALVGTGASSGTDYVNTGWTPSLTGSWSISFWTSNIQPSSTLWYIFGESGTSFRCFTNGVAGPNNWILRGTGITDVLISNAATTTSNMVTYVYDQTAGNIVGYKDGVATVTVVQAGSITLNGTTPFKVGAYASSTGLSPLGLMGDFRIYTSALTPAQVLALYNATNPVTPTLSVLGTSTICAGNSAVLTGSGAVTYTWSTGSNSVSISTSPSVTTTYTLMGANTSCSATPVTFTVNVNALPTVSLTASMYTTCVNAGTISLTGSPAGGVYTGTNVAGNVFTPGTNAGTYTAVYSYTDSSTGCTNSTSTNIVVDLCTGITNYLAETNGIQITPNPNAGNFTIEFRNESEKSIEIVNILGQSVKTVTTSEKAVRFDINNLPSGTYYAIIKMNNNVTTTKLIKQ; from the coding sequence ATGAAAAAACAATTACTTAAAAAATCTCTTTTGTCGGTATTGGCACTCGCTTTTACAACAACTACAATTAACGCGCAAGTTCCTACCCCAGACTTATTACATTATAAATTTGATGGTGCAGGAGCAACCGTAACAAATTACGCAACCTCTCCACCACCAAGCGCAACAGTTGGAACAATTGTTGGCGCACAAACACAAACCGGTGTTATTGGATGTATGCCTGCTTTAGTAGGTACAGGAGCAAGTAGCGGAACTGATTACGTTAACACAGGTTGGACTCCCAGTTTAACAGGTTCTTGGTCTATTTCATTTTGGACTTCTAACATTCAACCTAGCTCAACCTTATGGTATATCTTTGGTGAATCAGGAACTTCATTTCGTTGTTTTACAAATGGTGTAGCTGGTCCAAATAACTGGATTTTACGCGGAACAGGTATTACCGATGTATTAATAAGCAACGCAGCAACAACTACCTCTAACATGGTTACTTATGTTTACGACCAAACTGCAGGAAATATTGTTGGGTATAAAGACGGTGTTGCAACTGTAACTGTTGTTCAAGCAGGAAGCATTACATTAAATGGTACTACTCCTTTTAAAGTAGGTGCCTATGCAAGCAGCACAGGTTTAAGTCCGCTTGGTTTAATGGGTGATTTCCGTATTTATACCAGCGCATTAACTCCTGCTCAAGTTTTAGCATTATACAACGCTACCAATCCTGTAACTCCTACTTTATCGGTATTAGGAACCAGTACTATTTGTGCTGGAAATTCAGCTGTATTAACAGGATCAGGGGCTGTAACTTATACTTGGAGCACTGGTTCTAACTCAGTAAGTATATCAACTTCTCCAAGTGTTACTACAACCTACACATTAATGGGTGCTAATACATCTTGTAGCGCTACACCGGTTACTTTTACCGTAAACGTAAATGCGTTACCAACAGTATCATTAACAGCTTCTATGTACACAACCTGTGTTAATGCAGGTACTATTTCTTTAACAGGTTCTCCTGCAGGTGGTGTGTATACTGGAACTAACGTAGCCGGTAACGTATTTACTCCCGGAACTAACGCAGGAACTTATACTGCCGTTTATTCTTATACAGATTCTTCTACCGGTTGTACTAATTCAACTTCAACTAACATTGTTGTAGACTTATGTACAGGAATAACAAACTACTTAGCTGAAACTAACGGTATTCAAATTACTCCAAATCCTAACGCCGGTAATTTTACAATTGAATTCAGAAACGAATCAGAAAAATCTATTGAAATTGTA